AGCCGAATTTCATTTCGCCGAATTCCTGCCACGTCGAGCTTTCGTCCTGGCCCGCGGAGAGGAAGAAGACGAAGTCGAACTGGTCGGCGACCGGACCGACGTCGGCGCGCCACGCGTCGCCCGCGTCCTTGCGCAGGTCCCGGGTGCAGTCGGCGTTCGCCGGACAGTCCTCCGGCTGCATTTCCATGCCGTATTCGAAGGATTTGCCCGGCATCCGGTAGGGCCCGAACGCGGTGAGGTCGACGCCGAACCGGCCGCCGGAGTCCTCCATCCAGTATTCGTTGATGGTGTGGCCGTGGTTGAGGGTTTCGGGTTTGTTGAGGAAATCCTGGTAGTGCTGCGCGACTTTCTCGCGCGGCAGATTGCTCGCCGACGTCGACGGATTGCCGAAGACGGTCGAATGCGGCGGCTTGGTGACGACGAAGTCCGCGTCCGGGTAGTCGGCGAGCACGACGGCGCCCTTGAACTTGCGCACGGTCGGTTTCAGCGCCGGGTCGGCCCAGTCGGTGCCGGGCACGTGGCGGTAGTCCTGCCAGGTCATGCTCGCCTGGTCGGCCCAGTGCGCGGAGTCGAGCGGCGCGGGCCAGCCCTGGACGAGCGGATCCGCCGCGGCGGTCCCGGCGAGCAGCGCGGGAGCCAGCGCCGCGACCGCCACCACGACGGCAAGGCGACCGCGAGTGGTCCGGGCGCGGGTGCCGAGGCGGCTGGCCCCGGCGCGAGTGGTCCGGCTGCGGTGATTCCGGCGGGGTAAGGGGGATCTCATCCTCGCTCCTCACTTCTCCGCCGGTCCGCCCGGCGGTCCCGAGGCCCGACGCTAACGGTGATCGTTAGGCGAGCGAACGAAATCCACCCCGCTGCCGCACAACGAAAGTCGGGCAAGACGCGCGCGAAGGGGCAAATGGCGCAGCGCCACCGGCTGGGTGCGGCGGCGGGTCGTGAGGGGAACCCCCACGGACTCTGAGTCCCTCAGGGTTCCCCTCACGACCTCCAAGTCCCGCAAGGAGTCCTTCACGGACCTTTGGAGAACCAGCGCGGCGTCAGCCCAGTCGGCGAGCCGTGACGAACCGCGCCCGGCCGGTGTAGTCGGGATGGTCCTCCACCCCGGTCAGCACCCGCCGCGCTCGCACCAGCGCGGGAACAGCCGAACCGTGGGTGTCGTCGTGTTCGATCGCCAGTCCGCCGCCCGGCCGCAGCAAGCGGGCACCGGCCGCGATCGCGTGCCGGATTACCGCGAGGCCGCTTTCCTCCGCGAAGACCGCGCGCGCCGGGTCGTGTTCGCCGACCTCCGGCGGGACCGGCGTGCCTTCCGGCACGTACGGCGGGTTGCAGAGCACCAGGTCGACGAGACCGTCGAGTTCGGCGAACATCGTCGGGTCGGCGATGTCCCCGGAGTAGAGCCGGATCGGCGTGTTGCCTGCCGCGCTGTGCACGTCGGCGTTGTGCCGGGCCCAGGCGAGCGCCTGCGGGTCGACGTCCACCGCGTAGACCACCGCGTCCGGACGCTCGTGCGCCACCGCCAGCGCCAGCGCGCCGGAGCCGGTGCACAGGTCGACCACCACCGGGTATTCGCGGCCCTGCAGGAACTTCACGCCCCATTCGAGCAGCAGTTCGGTTTCCGGCCGGGGGACGAACACGCCCGCTCCGACGTTGACCGTGATGTTGCCGAGCGCGGCCCATCCGGTCAGGTACTGCAGCGGGATCCGTTTCGCGCGCTGCGCGACGAGCTGGCCGATCGCGTCGATCACCGGCGGGTCGACCAGCGGCACCATCGGCAGCCTGCCCCGGTCGACGCCGAGCACGTGCGCGGCGATGAGATCCGCGTCCGACCGCGGCGATTCCACGCCCGCCTCGGTGAGGATCCGGGTGGCCTCCATGATGGCCAGGCGCAGCGGCTGCCGATTCACTGGTCGTCCTTCACTCGTCGAAACTCCCCCGGAGGGGGTGCTGCTTAGCGTATCGATCCCCGGCCGCGCGGGGGTCACGCCTGGCCGAGATACCCGGACAGGACTTCGCGCCGCTGAGCGAGATCCCCGATCCGGCGGTCGACCTCGGCCAGTTCGCCACGCAGCCGGCGCACCAGGTCCGGGCACAGGTCGAGGTGCGCGGCGGGTCCGCTCGCGCAGTCGAGCATCCCGGCGATCATCTCCGTGGTCAGGCCCGCGGCCAGCAGTTTCCGGATCTGCAGCACGCGGACGACGGCCTCCTCGTCGTACACCCGGTACCCGCTCGTGTTGCGCGTCGAGGGCAGCAGCCCCTGCTCGCCGTAGTACCGCAGCAACCGCGGCGCGACGCCGGTGCGCTGCGCGAGTTCGCCGATCAGCATCCCGATCTTCCCCTGGTTCTGGCCTTCACACTGGTGTCAATCCTTAACGTCGCGGACATGACAGAACATTTCGCGCCCCTCGTCCTCGGAAAGGGCCCCGGCCTGCTGCTCGCCCACGGCGCGGGCGGCGGCGTCACCGCCAATTTCGGCCCGCTGCTGGACGACCTCTCCCGCACGCACACCGTGGTCGGAGCCGACTACCCCGCCGCCGGCGGCACCCTCGACGACCTCGCCGACGGCCTGGTCGCGACCGCCGTCGACGCCGGGGTCGAGAAGTTCACCGTGCTCGGCTACTCGCTCGGCACGGCCGTCGCGGTCCGCGTGGCCACCCGGCATCCGGACCGCGTGACCGGCCTCATCCTCACCGCGGGCCTCGCCCGGCCGGACGCGCGGATGGAGCTGGCACTGGACCTGTGGGCGCATCTGCTCGACGGCGACCGCACCCTGCTCGCCAAGTACCTGCTGCTGGTCGCCGCCAGCGAACCGTTCCTCGCCGCGCTCACGCCGGAGCAGCTCACCGCTGCGGTAGCCGGGCTGGCCGAGTCGGTCCCCGCGGGCACGGCGAAGCAGGTCGAGCTGGTCCGCTCGGTCGACACCCGGGCAGAACTGGCGTCCATCGCGGTCCCGACGCTGGTGATCGCCACGACGCTCGACTCCCTCGTGCCGCCGCAGCATTCGCGCGAACTGGCCGACGGGATTCCCGGCGCGGAACTGGTGGAGATCGCCTCCGGACACGGCATCGCCGACGAAGCGCCGGAAGAATGGCTCGCCGCGATCCGGAAGGTGCTGCGATGAGTTTCCTGAGTCAACCCCTAGGTCTTGTTGATCTTGTTGGTGGTGTGGTGGGTGATGGGGTCGTAGCAGGACTTGTCGCGCCAGCAGGCCCAGATCACGCGCAGCCAGGCGCGGGCGAGGATGCGCACCGCGTGGGGGTGGCGTTTGCCCCGGGAACGGGCGTTGTTGTAGATCGCTGCGGCCCAGTCGCTGCCGTGACGGCTGTTGTCGGCCCAGGTGGTGAGGGCTTGGCGGGCGCGCCGGTTGACGGCGTGCCGGAAGGTCACCGAGCGGTGCTTGCCGGATTCCTTGGTGACCGGAGCGGTGCCGGTCTCGGCGGCCAGCTGCGCGCAGCTGGTGGCGCGTTCCAGCATCGGGCCGATTTCGCCGATGATCTGGCCGAGGTTGACAGTCCCGATGCGGGGCAGTTCGGCGATCAGTTCGGCCCACGGGCGGCTTGTGGTCGCCTCGGCGATGGCGGTGTCGAGTTCCCGAATGTTGGCGCGGATGGCTCGCACCAGCCGCACCTGGACGACGACCAGCCGGGCGACGATGGCCTGGCCGAGCCGGGACGCGCTGACCGGGGCGGCGCGCAGCCGCTCGATCAGCACGCTGCCGGGACGCTTGCCGGAATAGCCGTGGCGTTTGCAGAACGCCTCCAACCGGCCGGCGGTCAGCGTGGCCGCGGACTCAGGAGTGGGGTAACGGTCCAGAAAGGACAGTGCGATGTCGCTGTCCAGGCTGGCGAACACCGCTTTGCCGCCGGGCCAGTGCTCGTCCAGCAGCGCGGCAAGCTGGTTGACCGCCGCGACACGAGCCTCGACGTGGTCGGCGCGTTGCCGGGTCAGCGCCTGCAGCTCAAGCGTCTCGGCCAGGGTTGGGGACAGGGTGCGCAGCTGGTGGCCGTCGGTGCGCAGGTAGTCGGCCAGCTTGAACGAGTCACCGGGGTCGCTTTTGGCCCGTGCCGCGCCCCAGCGCGGCCGGACAGCGTTGAAAGCATTGGGGTGTATAGGAATCACTGGGTGCCCGGCGGTCAGCAGCCGGTCCACGACCAAGCCCCGGGTGGTCTCGATCGCCACCGGCAGATCGGCGGGGTCGCCGTGACGGCGCAACCGAGCCAGTGTGCTGTCGATCCCGGCCTCGGTGTGGGCCAGTGCCCACCGGTCAGTCCTCGCCCCGGCCTGGTCGATCACGGTCACATCGTGCGACCCCGTCGCCCAGTCCCATCCCGCGAACACGCGCGCGGTACTCCTTCGTCAGCGATGAAGGACCCGCTCGGTCATGAGGACGCCCGCCGGAAGCTCACTAATCGGCCCTCGGTGGGGCATGTTCCTAAAGCCGGTCAAGCGGCCTCGACCCGGTGGGGCTGGCAGTACTCATCGCGGCCGTCAAGCGGCACGCAACCATGGCCATGCACCCACCGGGACCGAGGGATCACAACCCTATCGGTTCGGGCTGCAGAAGGGATGGTGGCCTAGTGAGCCTCCAGGCGGTCCTGCCGAACGAATCGCCCGGCTTGACGCCGCGCCGCTTCGCCGACCTCGCCCGGCTGGCCGAGGAGCTGGGCTACGAAGCCGTCTGGCTGCCGGACCACGTGCTCCCGCCGGAACCGTTCGGCGAGGTCTTCGGCGGCGTGTACGAACCGCTGGCCACGCTCGCCTACCTGGCCGCGGCGACCGAACGCGTCCAGCTGGGCGTCTCGGTGATCATCGTGCCGCTGCGCGAACCGCATCTGCTGGCCAAACAGGCCGCGACGATCGACCGGCTGTCCGGGCACCGGCTGATCCTGGGCGTCGGCGCGGGATGGAACGAGCCGGAGTTCGCCGAGATCGGCGCGGACTTCTCCCGGCGCGGAGCGACGCTGGACGAGACGCTTTCGCTGCTGGACCAGCTGTTCACCACCGGACGCGGCCGGGCGGGCGGGTATTTCGAGCCGCGACCGGAGGGGCGGATTCCGATCCTGGTCGGCGGGAATTCGACGGTCGCGCTGCGCCGGGCGGTCCGGGCCGGGGACCAGTGGCTCAGCGCGGGCCTCTCCCCGGACGCGTTCGCGGAGCGGGTCGCGAAGCTGGACCAGCTCGATCCGGAGCGGCGCGTGCGGCGGATCGCCCGGCAGCAGTTCGCCGAGAAGACGGCCGTCGAGACCTACCGGGCGTATCAGGCGGCGGGCGCGGACGCGGTGGCGGTGCACTTCGGGGAGGTCGAGGGGTACGAGGAGCGGATGGCGGCGTTCGCGGCGGCGACCTCGTGAGCGGCCAGGCCGGTTAGAACCGGCTTCGCCGCTCACGAGACCCGGCGCCCCCAGCCGTCGCCGCGGTCCCCTCTAGACTCCGCCCGGTGAGATCCAGGGACCTGCGCTTCGGCCTCGGGGTATTCGTCGCCTCGCTCGGACTGTTGCTGCTGCGGTTCCTGGTGCCGCGGCCGATCGGCATGGCCGACAACGGCGACGGCTGGCGGTTGCTGTGCCAGCTCGGCGGGCGGCAGCTCGACCGGCCGTCGGAGGGGTTCGTCCGGTTCAGTTACGGGTCCGCGCCGCCGTGCGATTCCGCCTACGTCTCGAGCCAGGCCTGGCTGGACTGGGCGGCGGGCAAGCTCGGCGCGCTGTTCGGCGCGTCGGGCGTGCTGAACCTGCTGGTGCTCGGCGTGCTCACCTGCGTGCTGGTCGCCGGCGCGATCACGGTCACGGTGCTCGGCCTCGACCTGAACCGGCGAAACCGGCTGATCGCGACGGTCCTGCTCCTGCTCGTGCTGGGCGACTCGGCGTTCTTCGGGTACTTCGCGTCGGTGCTCAGCGAAGGCGCGGCGTTCCTCGGCATCCTGCTGATCTGCGGCGGCCTGTTCCTGTTGCACCGCCCCGGAAAACTGCGCTGGGCCGGTGCCGCGGCGACTGTCCTCGGCGGACTGGTCGGGATCAACGCCAAATCGCAAACCCTGTTGCTCATCCCGCTTTTCGCGCTCGCGCTGCTGCTGGCCCGCCCGTCCGGCGCGCGCGGGCGCAAACGCTGGGTGCTGCCGTTCGCGGTGCTCGCGATCGTGGGCGCGGGCACCCTGGCGATCCAGTCCCAAGGCGATCCGGCCAACGCGGAATACCGCGAGGCCAACATGTACCACGCGATTTTCGACTCCATTGTGGACGGAAAGCACGACACGAAGGCCGACCTCGCCGCGCTCGGCCTGCCGGAATCGTTCGAGCAGTACGTCGGCACCGGCTGGTGGGGCGAGCGCGCGGCCTGGCACGACCCGCTTTACCCGCAGTACAAAGACAAAATCAGCCGCCGCAACGTGCTGCACTACTACGCCACGCACCCGGGCCGGACGGTCGAAATCCTGCAGCAGGGCGGGGTGGACGCGCTCACCGCGCGTCCGGCGAACCTCGGCAGCTTCGGCGAACTGTCCGGACAGCCGCGGCTTTCGAAGGAATACCGGGTGCCGGTGTTCTCCGGGCTGGCCGCGCTGATCGCGCCGCTCGGCCTGTTCGCGCTGATCCCGATCTGGGTGCTCGTCGGCTGGGCCGGGGTCCGCGCGTTCCGCCGGAACCGGCGCGAGTACGGGATTGTCGCGTTCCTGCTGGTGTTCTTCGCGGCGGGACAGCTGGGTCAGTCCGCATTGGGCGAAGGCATCGAAGGCGTGAAACACCAGCTGCTGACGCTGTTCCCGACCGTGCTGGCCGTGGTGTTCGCGATCCTCAGCCTGCTCCCCCGCGCGGAAACCGCGCCGGAAGAGGCCGAGGACCCGCGCACCGAAGAAATCCCCGCCGCGGTCTAACCGATCGGGAACTCAGCCCGACTGCGCGGCGAGCCGTTCCTCCCGGTCAGCCGCCGCCAGCGCGTCCAGCACGCCGTCCAGCTCGCCGTCGAGCACCTGGTCCAGGTTGTACGCCTTGTAGTTCACCCGGTGATCCGAAATCCGGTTCTCCGGGAAGTTGTACGTCCGCACCCGCTCCGAACGGTCAACTGTCCGCACCTGCGAACGACGCGCGTCCGACGCCTTCGCCGCCGCCTCTTCCTCCGCGATCGCCTGCAACCGGGCCTGCAGCACCTGCAACGCCCGCGCGCGGTTCTGGATCTGCGACTTCTCGTTCTGGCACGACACGACGATCCCGGTCGGCAGGTGCGTGATCCGCACCGCCGAGTCGGTGGTGTTGACGCTCTGCCCGCCGGGACCCGACGAGCGGAACACGTCGATGCGCAGGTCGTTCGGGTCGATTTCGACCTCGACCTCTTCCGGTTCCGGGTAGATCAGCACGCCGGACGCGGACGTGTGGATGCGGCCCTGGGACTCGGTCGCGGGCACGCGCTGCACGCGGTGCACGCCGCCCTCGAACTTCAGCCGGGCCCAGACGCCCTCGACGTCCGCGGTCTTGCTCTTGAGCGACAGCGTGACGTCCTTGTAGCCGCCGAGGTCCGACTCCGTCGAGTCGAGCACCTCGGCCTTCCAGTTGTGCCGCTCGGCGTAGCGCAGGTACATCCGCAGCAGGTCGCCGGCGAACAGCGCGGATTCCTCGCCGCCCTCGCCGGATTTGATCTCCATGACGACGTCGGAGCCGTCGTACGGGTCGCGCGGCAGCAGCAGTTCGGTCAATTTCGCTTCGAGCTGCGGGATTTTCGCCGTCAGCTCGTCGGCCTCGGCGGCGAACGTCGCGTCCTCGGCCGACAGTTCCTTGGCCGCGGACAGGTCGTCGCGCGCCTGGTCCAGCTCGCGCACCGCGCGCACTACCGGGCTCAGCTCGGCGTAACGGCGGCCCAGTTTGCGGGCCCGGGCCTGGTCGGCGTGCACCGCCGGGTCCGCCAGCTCCTGTTCCAGCCGCGCGTGCTCGTCGAGCAGCCCCTTGAGCGAACTCGAATCCACTTCGCCGTCTTCCTCTCGCGAACAGGCCCGGACAGAACAACGGCGCCCACCCGGGCGTGCGGGTGGGCGCCGTCGGACAAGCTACTTGGCGTCGGTCTTCTGCTGACGCTTGCCGTAGCGCTTCTCGAACCGGGCAACCCGGCCACCGGTGTCCATGATCTTCTGCTTGCCGGTGTAGAAGGGGTGGCAGTTCGAGCAGATCTCGACGTGGATCTGACCCGAC
The nucleotide sequence above comes from Amycolatopsis sp. AA4. Encoded proteins:
- the prmC gene encoding peptide chain release factor N(5)-glutamine methyltransferase: MNRQPLRLAIMEATRILTEAGVESPRSDADLIAAHVLGVDRGRLPMVPLVDPPVIDAIGQLVAQRAKRIPLQYLTGWAALGNITVNVGAGVFVPRPETELLLEWGVKFLQGREYPVVVDLCTGSGALALAVAHERPDAVVYAVDVDPQALAWARHNADVHSAAGNTPIRLYSGDIADPTMFAELDGLVDLVLCNPPYVPEGTPVPPEVGEHDPARAVFAEESGLAVIRHAIAAGARLLRPGGGLAIEHDDTHGSAVPALVRARRVLTGVEDHPDYTGRARFVTARRLG
- a CDS encoding MerR family transcriptional regulator produces the protein MLIGELAQRTGVAPRLLRYYGEQGLLPSTRNTSGYRVYDEEAVVRVLQIRKLLAAGLTTEMIAGMLDCASGPAAHLDLCPDLVRRLRGELAEVDRRIGDLAQRREVLSGYLGQA
- a CDS encoding alpha/beta fold hydrolase, producing MTEHFAPLVLGKGPGLLLAHGAGGGVTANFGPLLDDLSRTHTVVGADYPAAGGTLDDLADGLVATAVDAGVEKFTVLGYSLGTAVAVRVATRHPDRVTGLILTAGLARPDARMELALDLWAHLLDGDRTLLAKYLLLVAASEPFLAALTPEQLTAAVAGLAESVPAGTAKQVELVRSVDTRAELASIAVPTLVIATTLDSLVPPQHSRELADGIPGAELVEIASGHGIADEAPEEWLAAIRKVLR
- a CDS encoding IS110 family transposase, whose translation is MFAGWDWATGSHDVTVIDQAGARTDRWALAHTEAGIDSTLARLRRHGDPADLPVAIETTRGLVVDRLLTAGHPVIPIHPNAFNAVRPRWGAARAKSDPGDSFKLADYLRTDGHQLRTLSPTLAETLELQALTRQRADHVEARVAAVNQLAALLDEHWPGGKAVFASLDSDIALSFLDRYPTPESAATLTAGRLEAFCKRHGYSGKRPGSVLIERLRAAPVSASRLGQAIVARLVVVQVRLVRAIRANIRELDTAIAEATTSRPWAELIAELPRIGTVNLGQIIGEIGPMLERATSCAQLAAETGTAPVTKESGKHRSVTFRHAVNRRARQALTTWADNSRHGSDWAAAIYNNARSRGKRHPHAVRILARAWLRVIWACWRDKSCYDPITHHTTNKINKT
- a CDS encoding TIGR03619 family F420-dependent LLM class oxidoreductase — protein: MSLQAVLPNESPGLTPRRFADLARLAEELGYEAVWLPDHVLPPEPFGEVFGGVYEPLATLAYLAAATERVQLGVSVIIVPLREPHLLAKQAATIDRLSGHRLILGVGAGWNEPEFAEIGADFSRRGATLDETLSLLDQLFTTGRGRAGGYFEPRPEGRIPILVGGNSTVALRRAVRAGDQWLSAGLSPDAFAERVAKLDQLDPERRVRRIARQQFAEKTAVETYRAYQAAGADAVAVHFGEVEGYEERMAAFAAATS
- the prfA gene encoding peptide chain release factor 1, which gives rise to MDSSSLKGLLDEHARLEQELADPAVHADQARARKLGRRYAELSPVVRAVRELDQARDDLSAAKELSAEDATFAAEADELTAKIPQLEAKLTELLLPRDPYDGSDVVMEIKSGEGGEESALFAGDLLRMYLRYAERHNWKAEVLDSTESDLGGYKDVTLSLKSKTADVEGVWARLKFEGGVHRVQRVPATESQGRIHTSASGVLIYPEPEEVEVEIDPNDLRIDVFRSSGPGGQSVNTTDSAVRITHLPTGIVVSCQNEKSQIQNRARALQVLQARLQAIAEEEAAAKASDARRSQVRTVDRSERVRTYNFPENRISDHRVNYKAYNLDQVLDGELDGVLDALAAADREERLAAQSG
- the rpmE gene encoding 50S ribosomal protein L31 codes for the protein MKSGIHPEYVTTTVTCNCGNSFVTRSTKESGQIHVEICSNCHPFYTGKQKIMDTGGRVARFEKRYGKRQQKTDAK